AAAAAAATTATAGTTATTGGTGGAGGTTTTACAGGTATTAATGTTGTAAAACAACTACAAGACAAAGATGACTTAGAGATAATCTTATTCGACTGTAATAATTATCATCTATTTCAACCATTATTGTACCAAGTTGCTATGGCAGGCCTTAACCCTGGTGATATTGCAACGCCACTTAGAACTATATTTAGTGGTAAAAAAAATATAAAAGTCTATTTAAGTAAA
The genomic region above belongs to Deferribacterota bacterium and contains:
- a CDS encoding FAD-dependent oxidoreductase codes for the protein MKKIIVIGGGFTGINVVKQLQDKDDLEIILFDCNNYHLFQPLLYQVAMAGLNPGDIATPLRTIFSGKKNIKVYLSK